The genome window CTAGAGCTCGCTGGAATACACACGCAGCCAGGGACAgaccccccaccaccccagtgCACGTGTGGCCAGGCCGCCTTGGGGGTCCTCCCGGTGAGGAGTAAGGAGAGGGCCGCACGCTCCACTGCTGGCATTGCGGGCTGTAGCAGCTGACAAAAACTCACGTGAAATTGCCCCTTTCACTTGGATCAAGTGCAATTTCACGTCTCCACACGCCCAGATATATTACGTAGCACACTCCCTACGTCATCAAGGGTGAATGGCCGAATGCTTCCACTTCTCTTCAGCCACAGGTGTAGCAGATGCTGCCGGGCCCTGCCCATCGCCCCACGGTACGCGCCATCCTGTCCACGAGGACTGAGTGTTACCGCAAGCACTCCTGACGCTCTCCGTGAGGGCACGTGGGCCACACGAGCACGAGCATGGTGGCTCTATACGTGGCAACCCAGAGGGACAGGGAATAATGTCCCAGGACCGTCCTCACCCAGTGAGAGGGAGGACTGGATGGAAAAACGCCCCAGCTTCCTTGCCTCCAGGGTAGAACAACCTGAGGCTTCTTCTGTACTGTCTCCCAAAGGTCCCCAGCAGGGACCACGAGTCCACAGCAGCCTTCAGCTCATGACTGCGCCTTTGATAACCTTCTTCCCCATCCCTGACTCAGCTGCCCTTTCCCTTCCCTGACCAGTGTTTCCCGGGATGAGCTCCCAAAGAACCTCCTTGCACTGGACTCCTCTCGGCAGGGATTACTCCTGGGGAACCCACCCAAAGACAAGTCAACGCAACAACTGAACATCTAGTCCATCCCACGACAAAGTGGCAGATACACCTCTCTACGGAGAGAGGGGTACCCGGGGACATCAGCTTAGGGGCTGCACTTGGGTCACGCTCGTGGTTTACAGAGCAGGGTAGTGGAGGGGTTCCTAACCTGGGGGGTGATtttgcctcccccctcccaagGCATATGGGGCACTATCCGGAGGCATTTCGGGTTATCACAACGGGGGATGAGTGCTGTTGGCATCCAGTGGgtaaggccagggatgctgctgacaTCCCACAGTGCACAGGAAAGGCCCCCCGGACCGGTGTCACCAGTGGCAAGGCTCAGACACCCTGGCAGAGCATGGCACAACAGTCAGCAGACCCGGCTCTGGGcactttctcatctctaaaagggGGTGAAATATTTCCTCACACGAGTCGTGAAGTACAGTAACTAGAGCATGGGGTCAGTCATTCCTTCCTCCTTGTGCCAACTTTGTGCCAAGTAGTGGCCAAGTTGGTGACCAAACGAAGATGGAAAAGGCATCGTGTCTGCCCTCAGGgaatccagaggctgggtgtggaCAACGGTGCAAACGCTCGATTCCCTTCCAACGCGAAGCCAGGCTCTAAGACGGCGTTTGGTACCTGCGCTTTGGCAGCAGAGCAGAGACACTGAGGTGAGCGTCTTGGGAGTCAGGAAGGGATATTTGAGGTGATAAGGGGAGATGGGCAGGAGAGCAAGCAGAGAGGGCACAGAGCCCTGAGGGCCGGGCCTGTCTGTGGCCCGGTGACTACACTCAGAGCAGAGACAGcaaagcagagagaggagagagatgagggggaggaggcaggcgCCGGCTGCTGAGGGGCCTTCTCTGCAGGGCTGGGACAAGGTGAGCAAGGGAGGCAGCCAGGGCAGCGACCCTCACGGGGCCTGCACGACCCAAGGGAGGGTGTCTCCTTCCCAGGCCTGGACCCTAGGCCCCCGGTCACCTCACCCTAgtcccagcctcctccttcctTATGCTGAGCAGCTCAGGAGTCTGGTCTGCAGGCCGGGAGCAGCCCCCAGAAATCTCGGACttctctactttttatttttattttatttttttcatattttattttattttattttttggcacacgggcttagttgctccgcagcatgtgggatcttcctggagctaggattgaacccgtgacctctgcattggcaggcggattcttaacccctgcgccacctaggaagcccattctCTACTTTTTAGAAGGATAACCTGACTCAAACACGGGTCCACTGTGCCACTTCTGCTCCAACAGAATCTACTTCAGATCCCCAAGAAAGCAGAGCTTTCCCTTTCTGAGGAGCTTCTCCACCTAAATGGGATACTGTCGCAGACGGACACTTTTTCAGACCAACACACAGCAAACTCCTGAGGACAGACGGTGAACGGGATCATGGCTGGTGAGAAGCCTGCAAGAGtctggcaggcagctaagtgcaTCTGTTCAAGTTGGAAGAACAGCCAGTGCTTTGAGTGAGGGTCAGAGCTCCTGTTCACCTCATTCAGTTGGGCTTGATTAAAGTTGGATATTTGGATGGTTGCATAGCAAAATATGGTTTACCGATCCAGTCTCACACTTGGCCTAAACGTGGGCATACGGAGGGTCAAAGAGAGGGACAGGGAAGGAGGCTTAAACGAGTTCAGAAACTAAACTGATTTCAAGCCCCTGTGAGGCATCCACAAGTATTTACACTGGCCTTCCGTATCCACTGGTTCCACATTTGTGGTTTCAACCCACCACTGATCAAATATAATCAAATCTGCAAAGGGAGAACCAGGGATGGCGATATGGAGGGCCTACTCtaaggacttgagcatccccaGATTTTAGcatccttgggggtggggggtgggtccTGGACCAATCACCCACTGATACCGAGGTATGACTTATACGTTTGCCCAAAGACAACTGATATGCCAGAAGACAATTATTCTTGTCTATTCCTGAACAAGGGACAAGTTTATGGAATTCAGCCAAGGAGTTTTTACTCCTATTTTAATAGACTCTATCTACTCTAATATGGAATTATCGTAATTTCCCTTGGTTAGAAAAGCACATTTATCTTACAGTAGTCTGTAAGTCAGGAATTTCACCCGTTTATCTTGGATTCTTCTCATTTGTGACGCTTCACTATGAATACTGTATTACCATTATGACTACATCGAAACATCAAGagattctttaaaacaaaaacaaacacaaaaacctgTCCAAAAAGGCTGGCAGATTGCAAGGCAACAATATTAATGGAAAACAACGGCCCATAAGTTATCTGGGACTCAATCATACCGCTCCAAACCACTGCTAGGACTGTAGCTATTGTCTACAGCTAGAGTAACCATTTAAACTGTACTGCCATCACCTGGAACAATAGTTCTCAACCCCATCAAATGCAAACCACCTTTTAAAGCAAACAATTTAATCCTGAATGTAATTCTCAGAAAATATAACTTACCTACAACATACTTTGAAAAAGACTATGAAGCCCTTTCTGAAATAGCTAGGGAAATAAAAGGTAAGTCCTTACAGAAAAGAATGTCATGTTACATGCACATCTCTATGGAAACCACTGGGCAGGAAGAGTCAGTGACGAATTCTGATGCTTGCACCAAATACCGAGAGCCTCCACGTAGGCAAGAGCTACGAATGGGGACTCTTTGGGTGTGTTAAATTGGCGATGGACACCAGGAGCAGTCCTGCCGTTGGGAACAAACAAGAGATTCCAAAAACAGTGAATAATGCTGGGTGACGTGATCGCCAAGAAAAGACATGTCCACCTTTCATGACTCTCGCCGCAACTGCATTACAGCGAAAATTGGTGTATATTAAAGCCGCACCAAAAAATGATGGAGTTTTTCGTTGGCTGCTTTTGGTTTGCAGTGCCTGCTTCCAAAGTGATATGAAAAGAAGGTCTGGCACGGCCTAGCCTCTGGCGGAAGCGCAGTCCTCAGAACCGGTACTGCGGCCTGCAGGCCTAGCACCATAGGGGCAAGGGAAGGATGAGGCCTGTGCCTGCGACCTGCGCATGCGCAGACAGGGATGCCTgcctgggtggggggcggggggcggaagCGCTTACCTCCACTTCCGGCCTTTGTGCAGCCCTGAGAGGCGAGATTCAGCGCAGTGGCTGCTCCGTCGCCTTTAGGTCTTTCCCTGCATTGCAGGTATTTTGTGGCTGCTTCTTGTGCGGTGGGTTTCTTGGTGTCCGTTTTGAGGTAACGCTGGTCGCTCCACTGTGGAGTGGCCGCGTTTGGGAGACTGCACATCGGTATTGCACACAGGCTCTTCACCCGCTTCATCCGCATGCTTAacgttttctcttcttttagggCCCCTATTTTGTACCACAATGCAGCAAGCTCTAGAAGGAGCTTTGGAGCGTGCGGAGTATGTCATTGCAAGTGCCCAGCAGAGACCGCCGAAAAGGAAATACTCATCTAGTGGGGAAACGTCTCTCTATGGAAAACTTTATGCCATTTATGCcgaagaatgtgaaaaagagccTGAGGTTACGGAGGAATTAAGACGCAACGTGAACCTGTTAGAGAAGCTTGTTAGGAGGGAGTCGTTGCCGTGTTTGGTGGTCAACCTGTACCCAGGAAAGGAGGGCTATTCTCTGGTGCTCAGGGAGGGAAATGGATCATCTACAGAGAGCGTGCGGCTGCCCTATGAAGCAGGGGAATTGCTCGAATACTTGGATGCAGAAGAATTACCTCCCGTTTTGGTGGATCTCCTGGAAAAGTCTCAGGTTAACGTTTTTCATCATGGGTGTGTCATAGCAGAAATACGGGACTACCGGCAGTGCAGTGACAGGGAACGTCCCGGCTACCAAAGCAGGCATATCCTCTTACGGCCCACGATGCAGACTTTAGCCTGCGATGTGGAGGCCATAGCGAGCGATCACCAGAATTGGACCCAGGAGGACAAACTTTTGCTTGAGAGCCAGCTGATCTTAGCTACAGCTGAGCCACTGTGTCTAGACCCTTCTATATCAGTAGCCTGCACTGCAAACAGACTGCTCTATGACAAGCAGAAGCTGAACACTCTTCCTATGAAAAGGAGCTTCAAGAGGTTTTCTACGGCCTCTCTGAATCGGCAGGAGGAGCTGTCTCATTGTCCACCTCCTCCTGAACTCAGAGCCCTGACttcttgcaaaaaaaaataagagaaagtaaaaCAGGTGCGGATTATGGCCTCAAAACTTTTAAAGCAGGAAATTGTGTAGATTTGTGGAAACAGAGACCCTGTGACTTGGCTGTACCTTCCCGAGTGGACGTGGAGAAATACGCTAAAGGGAAGAAGTCTGTCAGATATGGTGACCCACAACCAAGAGTCTGGCCAGTGCGTGAGGTACAAGGTGGTCTTGCATTTGGAAGGGAGGCTGGCTACCAGCCCCAGGCAACAAGGCTGACCATCAGGCAGCCGACTGATAATTCGCTTGCCTCTGGAAAAGGGTCTGGTAAAGAAGTCACGTGGGAGACACAGCTGTGTCCCCATCACTCTTCCACAGATGAGCATTCCAACAGTTTCCTGCCGAGGCCAAAGACTGATGCTGGGAACATGGTCAGTCGGCCGGAGGAATTGGTCCAGAAGAGCGCCCGGTGTCCAGTGCTGATGTCACACAGCTCCGGCGGCTCAGCCAGTCTCAGGCGGCAGCCGTCTCCAGGGAAAGAACCAGAAGAGCCTGAGACTGGGAGGGTTCAGTGTTCAGGTCGGGGCAGAGGAGCCAAACATCTGCCTCCCCCTCTGAGACTTCCCTGGAGCTCAGCAAAGGTCTGCTGGGGTGACGGTTTCACTTCACAGCAAGCAGGCAGCTCTCAGGCATGTCCATCTCCAGGCCCTGCTCCTAAGCCACCACGTCTTTCCCAGAAATCCTCTGTGGGGCTGAACCGAGTTAGCTGGCTTCCTGCCGCCGCCCTGTCCCCGGCAGCCTCATTGCAGAGGCCCCCGGACGCCCAGGTCACAGCCATCTCCACTGGCGTGAAGGTCCCCAGAGTGTTGGGCCCTGGTCGCAGAGGCCAGGCCTTGGGGACAGGCTGTgcccccagggccccagccccTGCGGGGGTCCAGCCAGGCCACCTGCCCGCAGGGGCTCGGCCACCGAACCCGCGGCCCGCCACCCCGccaccttcctctcctcctcctcatcctcctcctccggGAGGGGttcagctgcttttttttttttactattttttttttattattttctttggggggtacaccaagttcaatcatctgtttttttgtttttatttttgttttttatttttttggggttacaccaggttcagtcatctgtttttatacacatatccccgtattccctccccaCGGTTCAGCTGCTTTTGAAAAACACTTTggaaacacatgggacctcatgaaacttaaaagcttttgcacagcgaaagaaaccataaacaagactaaaaggcaaccttcagaatgggaaaaaatagttgcctatgaaacaacggacaaaggattaacctccaaaatatacaagtagctcatgcagcttaataccaaaaaagcaaagaacccaatccacaaatgggtggaagacctaaatagacatttctccaaagaagaaatacagaaggccaacaaacacatgaaaagatgctcaacatcactcatcatcagagaaatgcaagtcaaagccacaatgaggtatcacctcacactgaccagaatggccatcatcacaaaatctggaaacaacaaatgttggagagggtgtggagaaaagggaactctcctgcactgttggtgggaatgtaagttggtacagccactatggaaaacaatttggaggttccttaaaaaactacaaatagaactaccatatgatccagtcatcccactgctgggcatatacccaaagaaaaccataatcccaaaagaaacttgtaccatcatgtttattgcagcactatttacaatagccaggacatggaagcaacctaaatgcccatcaacaaatgaatggatacagaagatgtggcatatatatacaatggaatattactcagctataaaaagggatgagatggagctatatgtaatgaggtggatagacctacagtctgtcatacagagtgaagtaagtcagaaagagaaagacaaatattgtatgctaactcacatatacggaatctaaaaatggtactgatgaactcagtgacaagaacaaggacgcaggtgcagagaatggactggagaactcgaggtttgggagggggcggggggtgaaggggaagctgagacgaagcgagagaggagcacagacatatatatactaccaactgtaaaatagtcagtgggaagttgttgtataacaaagggagtccaactcgaggatggaagatgccttagaggactggtgcgggggagggtgggggggactcgaggggggggagtcaaggaagggagggaatacggggatatgtgtataaaaacatgattgaacctggtgtacccccccaaaaaaaaaattaaaaaaaataaaaaaataaaaaaaaagacccaacatagccagtaaaataaataaataattgaaacatgctttaaaaaaaaaacacaagagcaGCAACCAAATGAAATGAATTCCGAGTTTCAACCTcatttgggggttttttaatGTGTCGCTATTTTACGTTGTTAGATGTACAAACTTTCTGCAGAAGCACAACCCCATGACTTTTATATAGAAACCGGGCAGTGCTTTAATAAACTGGGATTGTTTTGCTGAAGCCATTGCTTTGGTGGTGGTTGTTTAcagttatgtatttttatttttatattttaattgaagtatagtaagTGTACAGTAATATTATACAACTTAACAAGTGTACAATACAgcaatttatatcttttaaagGTTACATGCCATTTATACTTAGTacaaaatattggccatattccccatccttgtagcttattttatttttttttctttcgatctttattggagtataaagctttacactgttgtgccagtttctgctgcataaCAAAAAATACAGcgagtcagctgtatttacacatatatccccatatcccctccctgttaaGCCTCCCttctgagcatccctcccaccctccctatcccacccctctaggtcatcagcaatcatcgagttgatctccctgtgttaggcagttgcttcccactagctatctgttttacatatgatagtgtataaatgtcaatactactctttcactatgtcccagcttcttcccaccttccccgtgtcctccagtccattctctacctctgcgtttttattcttcctctgccactgagttcatcagtaccattttttaagactccatatatatgagttaacatacagtatttgtttttctctttctgacctacttcacgctgtatgacagactctaggtccatccacctcactacaaataactcaatttcattcctcttttttggctgagtaatattgcattgtatatatgtgccacatcttctttatccattcatctgtcgatggacagttaggttgcttccatgtcctggatattgacAGTTATTTTTATGGTGATATTCTCAGTTCTATCCAGAGCCAAAGTAGGATCAGTTTAAACTGCTGAAGCCTATAATTTCTCTCGAGCAATAAAAGTGCAACaccaataaagtaaaaattagtcTGATTTTAAGAtgaatgttttttacatttttagatgaGTTACTAACACATAAAATGTACCAGCCTCACCTTTTTAAGTGTCCAGCTCAGTAGTGTTAAGTGGTGGTGGTGTTGTACCACAGATCTCTAGGATTGTTTTCTTCTTGCAAAAGTGAAACTCTATCCCCATGTGCACTAGCTCCTTGTGTCCCTCTCCTCCAGCGCTGGCCCCCACCCCTCTATTTCCTGTGTCTCTCAGTGTGGCTGCTATAGCAGCTTCATAGAAGTGGGATGCTGCAggatttgtcttttgtgacttcACTTAGCATCCTgtcctctaggtctatccatgttagCGTGCCACAGGAAGGTCATAGCTGTTTACAGATGGTTTCACTGTACATAATGTGTACTGAAGTGGCCTATGAAATATGAGAAACGTCCTTCAGAAGAGAATGCACTTTCATATTTGTTTagtttaaaagctttttgcacagtGTATGAAATGCAATTTTTACACATttgttgtggggaaaaaaaaaaagctaaaactacCAAAAATGCATGCTTGTCATTTTGATGTTGAGGCCATGGGACACCCCCAGGGTGCAGCATGGGTTAGGGGCACTTGCTTGCATGGTCGTCCCCAGCCCTGTGCCGCCCTCCTGCCCAGCTCTTCCCCTCCAGGCTGCAGTCACTGGCCTTGAAAGGGCGCTTCTGGGATGTTGTTTTCTCTctataaaatcatttatatttttgagaaCTCTGGGTTATTTGCAGAAGGTAAATAGCTAAACATTTGGaaatgagtttgtttttaaagtgttttcaacCTTGTTACATTCTGAAGTGGAGTCCCCCGcccccctttccttcttttcccttcctttgctGAGTGATCACCAATTGGTCAGCTGTCCCTGCTTCCTCATCtctttttgccttctttcttGTTTCCACGGGGCTCAGAAGATCCCTgaagttttctgggttttttcctttttttattgtggtgtaATTTACATAAGAATCAACCATTTTAAggtatataattcagtggcatttactACATTTACTATGTTGTGCAACCACAGCCTCAGtctatttccaaaacattttcatcacccaagaGAAATCTCTACCCATTCAGCACCcccttcccagcttcctctcctccagcccaGGAAACCACCAGTTTGcattctgtctctatggacttCCCCATTCTCGATTTTTCCTAAAAATGGAAGCAGAGACTACGTGACCTTTTCTGTCTGGCCCCTTTcgcttggcataatgttttcgagGTTCACCCACGTTGTAACACATGttggtacttcattccttttaggGCTGAGTAACATTCCCCGGTTTGTGTACACCCCCTTTCGTTTATCCACCATCCATTGATGTACATTTGAGTTGTTCCCACCTTTTGTCATTGTGAATGGTGTGGCTacgaatatttgtgtacaagtatcTGAATGCCTTTCATATTTTGTTCTTCCAACGTTGAAGGACAACCTGtgtatagaaaattattttttctaagtaCATATGTATGTTTCCCTGCCTTTTACCCTAACAAAAAAAGGACGTTTGGCAGTTCCAAAAGAGACGAGTGAAGAGAGAGGTACCCGGTGATTCTTACTCCGTTAACCCAGCTGGACTGACGTGCTACGGATCCTGTTAAGGAAAGATTTGGTCAGCTCGAAGCCAACACCACAGATATGCCGGTGGAGTAACACTGAGCCCATCAGAGCTTTGTGTAGCCCACCCTGGACATCTCTGGGAACAGTGCCTGCACTTTGAAGACGTGAACCAGTGCAATGACCAATTGAAAGAAGAGCTTATACTCATCCTTGGGAGCCAAGCAGCACCTGAACTCTGAATCTCACTAGATTTTGTGTACCTCCTCCCTTTTGCCCTCACTCTGATCTTTCAAGTTCTACACGGAGAGACCAGCTGAAGTTGTGCTCCCTTcccaagcaaacaaataaatgcagCTGTGTTTCAGATTATCATTTGGTggtctttgtttatttccttctaaCGATCCTCACCAAGGTTGGTAATTCGAAGCAACTGCCACACTGAGCAAGAAGAAAGAGTGCACCCCTGGAAATACAATCCCAGAGTGTGGATTCATTCCAACAGTTATACAGGGAGGACTTCCCACTTGCTTTGTGCTGTATGAGGCCccaggtgggatggggagaatACAGATaccaaagaaacataaaatacctCTTCAGAATCTAGATCTCATTCAAAATTCATGTAATTTTATCCTTCAACAATTTAAGCTAGATCCCTTTATGATAAAGTCTCAATAGAATATTGAATGTTACATATCTGAAGATGAATGGGAAATAGAAGAAGACTCAAGATTTTAGTGCCCGACCTCCCTGCGAAAAGTCAGAGGTTAGGACACAGACCAAGGAAATGATGGAAATAGGACTCCAGAGACAAAATGCTGCCCAGCTCATAAAGTCCAGGTATGTGTATGTGCACAAGgaacttgtattttttaataaatgataagtTAAAAAATGTATCATTCCATTCTAGATTACTGTTTTGAGAAAATCTTAGGGAAAAACACTTCTAAGaaacttttgtttatttctttaaagtgaCAGAAACATGTTAGGTTCCTTGCTAGACAGACCGTCTCCAACATCCTGTTCTTAATTCTGCCACCTCTCAGCAGATACCAATATTGTCTTTGGTCTCTGTTGTGTGTTACTTTCTGACATAGCACCACGACCACCTATTCCTTAGAGAAAGCTGAGTTTATTCTTACTGGCAAAGGAGAGGACAACCTTGACAGAGTCTTTTAGTGTTTTAGATAGTTAAATGCCTTCTTCCAGAAAGTCTAATAAAATAACCCTTTATCTCAAGTACTTCAGTATTTGATCTGCAGGGAAAATGTAAAACTTAGCTGCTTTAATTGCATTTTGAAAAACACCTAGCCTCTAAAATAC of Hippopotamus amphibius kiboko isolate mHipAmp2 chromosome X, mHipAmp2.hap2, whole genome shotgun sequence contains these proteins:
- the LOC130841576 gene encoding LOW QUALITY PROTEIN: transcription factor SPT20 homolog (The sequence of the model RefSeq protein was modified relative to this genomic sequence to represent the inferred CDS: deleted 2 bases in 1 codon), whose translation is MQQALEGALERAEYVIASAQQRPPKRKYSSSGETSLYGKLYAIYAEECEKEPEVTEELRRNVNLLEKLVRRESLPCLVVNLYPGKEGYSLVLREGNGSSTESVRLPYEAGELLEYLDAEELPPVLVDLLEKSQVNVFHHGCVIAEIRDYRQCSDRERPGYQSRHILLRPTMQTLACDVEAIASDHQNWTQEDKLLLESQLILATAEPLCLDPSISVACTANRLLYDKQKLNTLPMKRSFKRFSTASLNRQEELSHCPPPPELRALTSCKKKRESKTGADYGLKTFKAGNCVDLWKQRPCDLAVPSRVDVEKYAKGKKSVRYGDPQPRVWPVREVQGGLAFGREAGYQPQATRLTIRQPTDNSLASGKGSGKEVTWETQLCPHHSSTDEHSNSFLPRPKTDAGNMVSRPEELVQKSARCPVLMSHSSGGSASLRRQPSPGKEPEEPETGRVQCSGRGRGAKHLPPPLRLPWSSAKVCWGDGFTSQQAGSSQACPSPGPAPKPPRLSQKSSVGLNRVSWLPAAALSPAASLQRPPDAQVTAISTGVKVPRVLGPGRRGQALGTGCAPRAPAPAGVQPGHLPAGARPPNPRPATPPPSSPPPHPPPPGGITFLHTCHSEFLNFYISAVLEPRWNSSLTELDLQISGEKDSDCPSPGPALLAHPGTGEDQLVWLMGWGTKNYDLWKTVPGAEHTRLSQSPWENSTLALDESSTDQWPRKTGVLCDTRRQQVPLQQCQHPATASWDLPFGLCEAQCSQTTRRAAEEPERLMLGFLST